A window of Mangifera indica cultivar Alphonso chromosome 11, CATAS_Mindica_2.1, whole genome shotgun sequence contains these coding sequences:
- the LOC123230036 gene encoding amino acid permease 8-like — MGSEMEAAEDGHIRTGTLWTCTAHAFTAILGSGILSLPWSVAQLGWIMGPFVLVTFAAITYYAAVIFSDCYRSPDPITGRRNRTYIDAVRAILGPTDLLVCSILQYIMLWGTMIGYTITATISAASLKKSTCFHAKGQNASCGVSGNLYMLIFGAIEIILSQCPNLEKITFLSIIASVTSFLYSAIALSLSIAKFSSHLEFKGTFKVANSGTGLPTSTKIWKAFQGLGNIAFAYSYSNILLEIQDTLKSPPHENTVMKKATLYAVGATTLFYISLGCMGYAAYGNDAPGNILAGYYNLFWLVDIANLAVVIHLIGAYQVFSQPLFAVHETWIGTRWPTSFFNTDHTAKLPFIKKYTIRFTLSKLLLRTVFVTFTTAIAMMFPFFTAILGLLGAVSFWPLTVYLPVSMYIVQAKIKRGSSKWILFQILGLSCLIVTLLSAIGSFADILEQMKHAKLFHLQI, encoded by the exons ATGGGAAGTGAAATGGAGGCAGCAGAGGATGGACACATTAGAACTG GAACTTTGTGGACATGTACAGCCCATGCTTTTACTGCAATACTTGGTTCAGGTATTTTGTCATTGCCATGGAGCGTGGCTCAACTTGGTTGGATTATGGGACCCTTCGTTCTTGTTACCTTTGCAGCTATTACTTATTACGCTGCCGTCATTTTCTCTGATTGCTATCGAAGTCCTGATCCCATCACTGGAAGAAGAAACCGCACTTACATTGATGCCGTGAGAGCTATCTTAG GTCCTACCGATTTACTGGTTTGTAGTATATTGCAATATATTATGTTGTGGGGAACAATGATTGGCTACACAATTACAGCCACCATTAGTGCAGC GAGTTTGAAGAAATCAACTTGTTTCCATGCGAAGGGACAGAACGCATCATGTGGCGTATCAGGAAATCTATACATGCTAATATTTGGAGCAATTGAAATTATTCTATCTCAATGCCCTAACTTGGAGAAAATAACATTCCTATCCATCATTGCCTCTGTTACATCTTTTCTATATTCTGCTATTGCACTTTCCCTATCGATTGCAAAATTTTCCTCTCATCTCGAGTTCAAAGGAACTTTCAAGGTTGCTAATAGTGGTACAGGTTTACCTACATCGACAAAGATCTGGAAAGCCTTTCAAGGTCTCGGAAACATTGCTTTTGCCTACAGCTACTCCAATATACTACTTGAAATCCAG GATACATTGAAGTCTCCCCCACATGAAAATACGGTAATGAAGAAAGCGACACTGTATGCAGTTGGTGCAACGACCCTGTTTTACATTTCTCTTGGATGCATGGGTTATGCCGCCTATGGAAATGATGCTCCTGGAAATATTCTCGCTGGATATTATAATCTATTCTGGCTTGTTGACATTGCCAACCTCGCTGTGGTTATACATTTGATTGGAGCTTATCAG GTATTTTCTCAACCACTTTTTGCCGTCCATGAGACTTGGATTGGAACAAGATGGCCAACTTCATTTTTCAACACTGATCACACAGCTAAACTCCCATTCATTAAAAAGTACACAATCCGGTTCACCTTGAGCAAGCTTCTGCTGCGAACAGTATTCGTTACTTTCACGACGGCCATAGCAATGATGTTCCCATTCTTCACTGCCATTCTTGGTCTTCTAGGAGCAGTTTCTTTCTGGCCACTGACCGTGTATTTGCCGGTGAGCATGTACATTGTGCAAGCAAAGATCAAAAGAGGAAGCTCTAAATGGATATTGTTTCAAATTCTGGGGTTGTCATGCTTGATTGTAACGCTCCTTTCTGCAATTGGTTCATTTGCAGATATTTTAGAGCAAATGAAGCATGCAAAGCTGTTTCATCTTCAAATCTAG